The genomic interval CTCTTTGCCGACGGGGCGTTCCGTCGCCGCCGCCGGGTGACGTCGGCCAATTCGATCAACCTGCTGCGGTGGATTCCCCAGGCGTTCTACTACTTCTACGGCTACTTCCTTTGGCGGCGGGAGACGGGCGGCGACCATCCGACGATCGTCGTCCCGAGCGGCAATTTCGGCAACCTGGCGGCGGGGATGCTGGCGCAGCGGATGGGGCTTCCGGTCGGGGGTTTCGTGGCGGCGTCGAACATCAACGACGTGGTTCCGGAGTTCCTGCGCACGGGTCTCTACCGTCCGCGGCCCTCGATCCAAACTCCGGCCAGCGCCATGGACGTGGGAGCTCCGAGTAATTTCGAACGGATGCTGTGGCTGTGCGGCGGGGATTCCGAGGCTTTGCGGGCGGAGTTGACGGGTTTCCGGTGCGACAATGCCAGTATCCGGCGGACGATCGACGAATTGTACGAACGGACCGGTTATCTCTCGGATCCGCACAGTGCCGTGGGGTATGCGGCGTCGATGGCGGTCGGGAAGCCGGGCTTCTACCTCTCGACGGCACATCCTGCGAAGTTCGGCGAGGTGATCACTTCGGTAACGGGGGCGCGGATCCCGCTGCCCGCACGGCTGGAGAGGTTGACGCAGCGTCCGCAGCATTCGGACCCGCTGGCCGTGGACCTTGCGGCGCTGGAGGCGTTCGTCGAGCAGGTCTGAGCGATGCGTGCCGATTAGCGTGAGGACAGTCCGTTTTGAAAAAGGGCATCCCCGGTCCGGAATCCGGATCGGGGATGCCCTTTTTAGGTAATGATGCCAAAAGTGGTTGGTGTCGTATTGGATCAAATGACCAGAATTGTACGATTCTGGTCATTTGCGTTTCTTAATAATTCCATCATTGCTGTTCAGGAAAAGATACCACTTTACAAAGTCCTTAAAATGTTGTTCCGAGAGTCCACGATGGATTCTTAAATTATCCTTCAAGTGACCGAAGAACGACTCAATAGAATTTGAAGATTTAGGTACATTAGGGTATCGCGTGTATGAAAACAGATCGGGTATGGCACGCTTGATATGCGAGACACTTCGATGCAGCATCTTATGCGTAAACCACCATCTTCCCGACAGCTCATCTACGGTTTTTTCATTGATAAATGGTTCGTGTCGCCGATACCAGTCAATAAAAGCCCGTATCCATAACTGTGCCTCATCATGTGTTTGTACTCCATTTAACAAGTGCACCAGTTCGAGGAGTTCCTGTGCCGCTACGGTCTGTGGTTTGCGTGTAATCCACGTCTCTATCTCTCGCGCTACATGTACCGTACAACGCTGCAAGATCGCCTCCGGACACACTTCCCGCACCGCTTTTATGATATTGGGAGATCCATCACAGGTGACACTCTCAATTTGAATGCCGACATCGCGTATAGCCGTTAGGTCTGCTTTCAAATCCCGCAGCGTTTCACTCCTGGTTATGCGATAGAGGAGGGTCATCTTGATGTTGTGATCCCGATATACAACCAGACAAATCTTATTTGAGAAGTAGGTGCCGTCGATCAGAAGATTTACCTTCTCGCGTCGCTGTATCTGCCATAAAGGGCACTGGGGCAAGAGCCGATAGAAGTATCTTTTTAGGGTGCGTTCGCTGTATCCGCTCTCACTCGCAAGGTCACAAATACGCTGTTTACCGCGAACCCAACGCGCGAACCATATAAACTTGTTTTTATCGGAAATCCAGTCTCGACGATCCGTAAAATAGCTGCCACAATTCTTACAATAATAGCGGCTGCAACCGCTACGAGTACCCCATTTTATTGTCTCTAAAAAGCCACAATGAGGACAGCGTATTTTTCGTTTTTTTGACATAAAAATAGAGATTAGTAGAAACCCGTTTCTACTAATCTCTATTTTATCCTTATAACTACCAAATATTATGTCGGTTACATTTTATACCACCAACCACTTTTGGCATCATTACCCCTTTTTATGCCTTTTGCGGGGCGTTTCAATTCACTCCCAGTCGGAGATGCGAATTGAAATACATACTCTTATTCCAAGCCTTTGCCATGCTTCCCGTGCAGCCCTTCTTTCCCGACGGCCTCTCCCAGAGCGTCGAGCATTCCGTATCCGAATCGATTGTCGGGCAGGAGGTAGTGACCCTCGCTCCACTCGTTGAAGCAGGCGATGGTGACGAACCGCGGCACTTCGGGATGCTGGTTCAGGTAGACGAACGATGACTGTACGAAAGCCTTGAATGCTGCCGGGCTCTCGTTCACGAAGATTGTGCAACCGGGCCATGCTTTGCGGTTGGGCTTCTCCGGCCGTACCGAGGGCTTTACGTAGCGCGGCGTGGAATCCCATCCGGCACCGATAGCCGGTACGTAGGGGATGTCGAAGTCGCGGTGGTGTTCGGGCCAGAGTTTATAGGCTACGTCGGCTGCCACGATGCCATAGTCGGGAAGTTCGATTTCGTTCGGCTGGAAGCGTCCGGCGATCCAGTCCAGCGGGTTGTACGAACCCACGGTGTTGTAACCGGCGGCCTTCATGTTCCTTGAACTGAATCCCGTGATATGGAAGTGGATGCCCGGATGTCCGAGTTTCTGGGCCAGAGCCCGTAACTCGGAGAAGAGTTTTTGCACACCCTCCAGTCCGAGTTTCTGTTCGAGACGGTTGGCATCCCAGATGCAGATGACGGGTTTGCCGTTGATCTTCCAGTAGTTCGGCTGGTTGAAGTAGCGGGTGACGATGTACGAAAGGCTGCGGAACGCCTCCTCGTAGGAGAAGTCCGGAGCATCGAAACTGGGCGGATAGGCATTTCCGCCGTCAGTGCGCTTCGTGGGGTAAAGAATGTACCAGGGGTGGTTGGTCCACATGCAGGCGAATTTCACGTCGTTGCGGTTGTCGGCTTCGAGGAAGCCCTGTTCGAGTGCTTCATGCAGGCAGGGTTTTCCGTCGTACCAGTACCAGTCCCACAACAGGACATCGATTCCGCTTTGTTTGCAAAGTTTGTTGTAGACTTCCCAGGTTGAGGGAAGGCTTTCGTCGAGCTCTCCCAGCAGCGGGGTCCTTGGCTGCTGGTGCCCTTCGAACCAGGGTCTTGCACTGCGGATAAGGTTATATTCGGTCCATCCCGGAGCATAGATCTTGTTGTGGAGAGCCGAGGCGTGGTAGTTCGGGAAGACGTAGGCGGCTACTTCGAGTCCTTCGGGCTTTTTCAGCAGATCGGGATTCCCTGCCAGCGTCTGCAGATCGTCGGGAAGCCGGTATACCGTCTGTTTCTGGGATTCGGAACGTTTCTGTCGGGCTTTGTTCTGGGCCAAACCCGAGAAAATACCGGCCGTAGTTGCGGCGAGCAGCAACAGGGCTGCGATTTTGATCGATTGGCTTTTCATAATCGTATCGAAGTGTTAGTGTTTGGTTTGCGGTTCGATTTTTGTGGGTTGGGGACCCATGTAGGAGTATTTCATGCCGCCGAAGTCGATCACGATCTTCTGGATCATCATGCCCGGGTGTGCGGCGAAGATGCGGACCGTGTGTTTGCCCGGTTCGGAGATCATGTGCGAGGTCTTGTTGATGCGGCAGTTGCGCATGATGCTCTGAATCCAAAGCGTACTGTAGTAGGGAGCTCCGGCTTCGGGCAGATAGACGGGACTGCGGTCGACCATCACCCCGTAACGAGACCCGTGTTCGTTGTCGAGCGGGAACAGCGGGACCATGTAGGTATATACATCCACGGGTCCGGTCGAGAAGGAGTAGAAATCGTATTCGAGCATCGGGTAACGGTCGAGCGGAGCCGGGGCCACGTAGTTCGAGGTCAGCTCCAGGCTGGGGTAGTAGTCCGCCTTGGCAAAGGGATCGCCTAACTGTACGACCGTATCCTCGAATCCGTAGCGGGCGATCTTGTCGAAGGTGATCCCGTGTCGTTCGAATTTGCGATGGAAGCCCGCGGCGTCGATCGAAACCACGCCGTTGTCTTCCACGTAGAGTCCTGCCAGGCTGTCGCGGCAAATCTCCTCCGGATTGAAGGCCGAGACGAGTACGGTTTCCCGACTCCCGGCCCCTTCAAATTCGATTTGTGCACAGAGGTTACGCCCTTTTGGGGCCTGTTCCCAGTCGATCGAGACGTTCACACGCTCCTCATACGGGGTTTTACCGTTCATTTTGTCGAGTTTGATCCACGGTTCGGAGACTTGCGCCTTCCACTCCAGATCTCCGCGCCCTGTATTGAACACGTCGATATAATAGGAGTGGTCGGTGAAGGGATTGAAGCAGGGCAGCGTATGGTAGTTGCCCATTCCCGTGCGGAGCGTCTCACTCTCGGCATGGATGCCCAGTCCGGGTTTGGCGGCGGGTTCCACGCTCTTCATGGGCGGAACATAGATATCCCTCCAACCTCCTTGTGCCAAAGTCATCATGTAGCGCCATTTGCCATCCTTGAGTTCGTTGTACTCCTTCGTGATGCGGCGCAGTTCTTCGACGATTCCGTTTACGCGCTCCCGAACCTGGTTGGCGGACACACGGCCCTGTGCGGCATACCAGCGGTTGCGTTGTGCTTCGAGGATGGCGATGTTGAGCAGAGCGGCACCCTTGACCGGGTAGTAGACAAGCTGGAAGAATCCGGGCTTCGCCGCATCGTCCAGATTGGCGTAGATTCGGTCGGCCTCTGCGGAGATCGCAGCGTAACGGGCTACCCGGCGTGCGGCTTCACGATAGTTGTCCTCGGCAAAATGCTGCTCCAGATGGTGCTGCATGTGCTCGGGTTTGCGAGCGAAGGCCAGACTGAAATACTCGTCGAAAATGTGCTGGAGAGCATCCTTGTACTCCGCACCGAAATATTTCGAGAGCGTGTTCGCGTAGTAGTACCCGACATTTTCAACCGTAAACGCGTCGATGTCCCAGGCCATGTCTAGGAAGAGCGAAAGCGCATTTTCTGCCGGTTTTATATCTCCGATGTTGGCTAACCAGATGCGATCGGCCGTGGTGTCGTAGG from uncultured Alistipes sp. carries:
- a CDS encoding transposase → MSKKRKIRCPHCGFLETIKWGTRSGCSRYYCKNCGSYFTDRRDWISDKNKFIWFARWVRGKQRICDLASESGYSERTLKRYFYRLLPQCPLWQIQRREKVNLLIDGTYFSNKICLVVYRDHNIKMTLLYRITRSETLRDLKADLTAIRDVGIQIESVTCDGSPNIIKAVREVCPEAILQRCTVHVAREIETWITRKPQTVAAQELLELVHLLNGVQTHDEAQLWIRAFIDWYRRHEPFINEKTVDELSGRWWFTHKMLHRSVSHIKRAIPDLFSYTRYPNVPKSSNSIESFFGHLKDNLRIHRGLSEQHFKDFVKWYLFLNSNDGIIKKRK
- a CDS encoding glycosyl hydrolase 115 family protein, whose product is MTRTSVKRTILSLLLCLCGVAGASAQISLAEGKPAGREFLLADKNYGATLYYDNRDFEVVKRVAGFLAQDIGLVTGRQATAKALPAAKETNIVVIGTLGSNDLIDKLVANGRLNVDAIRGGWEQYAIEVVDRPVPGVRKALVIAGSDRRGTAYGTFAISEAIGVSPWYWWADVPVTPQERLRLDVRSYRSKEPSVKYRGLFINDEDFGLKPWAAKTFDPELGDIGPKTYSKICELLLRLKGNYLCPAMHSCTRAFNYYPDNKLVADSLAIVMGSVHCEPLLFNNASEWDRKTMGDWNYVTNKEGINKVLRKRVEENGAYENVYTLAMRGIHDAVMAGNLTLDQQARVLEKAFADQRQILSDVLGKPAEEIPQAFTPYKEVLETYEHGMNLPDDVTIIWGDDDFGYMKRLSNAEEQKRSGRSGVYYHLSYWGPPMNFLWINTNPPVQMYTELKRAYDTTADRIWLANIGDIKPAENALSLFLDMAWDIDAFTVENVGYYYANTLSKYFGAEYKDALQHIFDEYFSLAFARKPEHMQHHLEQHFAEDNYREAARRVARYAAISAEADRIYANLDDAAKPGFFQLVYYPVKGAALLNIAILEAQRNRWYAAQGRVSANQVRERVNGIVEELRRITKEYNELKDGKWRYMMTLAQGGWRDIYVPPMKSVEPAAKPGLGIHAESETLRTGMGNYHTLPCFNPFTDHSYYIDVFNTGRGDLEWKAQVSEPWIKLDKMNGKTPYEERVNVSIDWEQAPKGRNLCAQIEFEGAGSRETVLVSAFNPEEICRDSLAGLYVEDNGVVSIDAAGFHRKFERHGITFDKIARYGFEDTVVQLGDPFAKADYYPSLELTSNYVAPAPLDRYPMLEYDFYSFSTGPVDVYTYMVPLFPLDNEHGSRYGVMVDRSPVYLPEAGAPYYSTLWIQSIMRNCRINKTSHMISEPGKHTVRIFAAHPGMMIQKIVIDFGGMKYSYMGPQPTKIEPQTKH
- the thrC gene encoding threonine synthase; amino-acid sequence: MNFYSTRDRERKQACTLREAAMMGLAPDGGLFVPERIPQADLAEAERRAAESYGSLASYLAGLFFGDDFDMQALRRELESLYDFPVPLRRVGRSRYTLELFHGPTCAFKDFGAGFMGRVVGLLGAAGERLVILTATSGDTGSAVAHGFYNVPGVDVVVLYPEGKISRLQECQMTALGGNIHPLRVAGTFDDCQRLVKELFADGAFRRRRRVTSANSINLLRWIPQAFYYFYGYFLWRRETGGDHPTIVVPSGNFGNLAAGMLAQRMGLPVGGFVAASNINDVVPEFLRTGLYRPRPSIQTPASAMDVGAPSNFERMLWLCGGDSEALRAELTGFRCDNASIRRTIDELYERTGYLSDPHSAVGYAASMAVGKPGFYLSTAHPAKFGEVITSVTGARIPLPARLERLTQRPQHSDPLAVDLAALEAFVEQV
- a CDS encoding glycoside hydrolase family 99-like domain-containing protein; amino-acid sequence: MKSQSIKIAALLLLAATTAGIFSGLAQNKARQKRSESQKQTVYRLPDDLQTLAGNPDLLKKPEGLEVAAYVFPNYHASALHNKIYAPGWTEYNLIRSARPWFEGHQQPRTPLLGELDESLPSTWEVYNKLCKQSGIDVLLWDWYWYDGKPCLHEALEQGFLEADNRNDVKFACMWTNHPWYILYPTKRTDGGNAYPPSFDAPDFSYEEAFRSLSYIVTRYFNQPNYWKINGKPVICIWDANRLEQKLGLEGVQKLFSELRALAQKLGHPGIHFHITGFSSRNMKAAGYNTVGSYNPLDWIAGRFQPNEIELPDYGIVAADVAYKLWPEHHRDFDIPYVPAIGAGWDSTPRYVKPSVRPEKPNRKAWPGCTIFVNESPAAFKAFVQSSFVYLNQHPEVPRFVTIACFNEWSEGHYLLPDNRFGYGMLDALGEAVGKEGLHGKHGKGLE